Genomic segment of Chloroflexota bacterium:
GAAGTCTTCAACTCCATCTGCGACCGCAACCGGGCCAAGGGCTTTTCGTCGGTCCATTGGGACGACTACGGCGACACGCTGGGCATCACCTGGGGCTTCGCCACCGACGACACCCACTGGATGCTGAACGAGCAAGGCCGCGGCTGGGTGATGGTGCGCACCACCGACTTCAGCCAGCGCGGCTTGCTGGAAGCCCTGCGCGCGGGGCACTTCTACGCTTCGATGGGCCCGGAGATTCACGACGTGCAGATCAGCGCCAGCCACGTGACGGTGCGCTGCTCTCCCGCGCGGCGCGTGTCCCTTATCACCGCCCGGGCGGGCGGAGACAGCCGTCACGTCGACGGCGGCGAGCTGCTCACCGAGGCTACCCTCGAGCGGCGCCAGTCGCCGGCTTATCCCGAGCGCTACCTCCGCGTGGAGGTCGAGGACGCCGAGGGCCGCATCGCCTGGTCCAACCCGCGCCCGGCCTGAGTCGCGGGGGCCCGGAGAGCAGGTCGGGTTCCCTCTCCCTGGAAGGGAGAGGGCTAGGGAGAGGGTCATCCGAGGCTCGGGGCTAGGCTATCGACTGTAGA
This window contains:
- a CDS encoding CehA/McbA family metallohydrolase — protein: MTSDEHAGDPFAVEGRWYRGNLHTHSTNSDGRKSPEDAVNWYRDNGYDFMALTDHNVVSDTSALTTDDFITIPGMEMHGPDPWLGTRYHIVGLGMHSFDRGDETLGPQEAIDRVNADGGLAILGHPYWLGQTAADMSELEGFVGMEVFNSICDRNRAKGFSSVHWDDYGDTLGITWGFATDDTHWMLNEQGRGWVMVRTTDFSQRGLLEALRAGHFYASMGPEIHDVQISASHVTVRCSPARRVSLITARAGGDSRHVDGGELLTEATLERRQSPAYPERYLRVEVEDAEGRIAWSNPRPA